Proteins from a genomic interval of Sphingopyxis sp. QXT-31:
- a CDS encoding Crp/Fnr family transcriptional regulator: MTSDALDCAGCPVRDRAACAALPDGERAELARLGRHRDLGRGEMLFAPGDDSACATLLSGVLKVVRTDTDGVERIVALIHPAGFAGEIFAAPDDCEVAAAGAARVCIFPRSDYARMVAENPRLAAGVARRAMKAASETRALLDLVGRRKAEAKVAGLILALADAAGAAPCSPAATFDLPLTRGEMAALLGISIETVSRQLGALEDAGLITRHGARGLEVRDAPALSALLAD, translated from the coding sequence ATGACCAGCGACGCCCTCGACTGCGCCGGCTGCCCGGTGCGCGATCGCGCCGCTTGCGCCGCGCTGCCCGACGGCGAGCGCGCCGAGCTCGCGCGGCTCGGGCGGCACCGCGATCTCGGGCGCGGCGAGATGCTGTTCGCGCCGGGCGACGACAGCGCCTGCGCGACTTTGCTCTCGGGTGTGCTCAAGGTCGTGCGCACCGATACGGACGGGGTCGAGCGTATCGTCGCCTTGATCCACCCGGCGGGCTTCGCGGGCGAGATTTTCGCCGCGCCCGACGATTGCGAGGTCGCCGCGGCGGGGGCTGCGCGCGTCTGCATCTTCCCGCGCAGCGATTATGCACGGATGGTGGCGGAGAATCCGCGCCTCGCCGCCGGGGTGGCGCGCCGCGCGATGAAGGCGGCGTCGGAGACGCGCGCCTTGCTCGACCTTGTCGGACGGCGGAAGGCCGAGGCGAAGGTCGCGGGGCTGATCCTCGCGCTCGCCGATGCGGCGGGGGCCGCACCTTGCTCGCCCGCGGCCACCTTCGACCTGCCGCTGACGCGCGGCGAGATGGCGGCGCTGCTCGGCATCAGCATCGAGACGGTGAGCCGGCAATTGGGTGCACTCGAAGATGCCGGCCTCATAACGCGGCACGGCGCGCGCGGGCTCGAAGTCCGCGACGCCCCGGCCTTGTCCGCGCTCTTGGCCGATTAG
- a CDS encoding AAA family ATPase yields the protein MARRSRDTRLPPPFLKRVWLPEDETGAVAWPDWAEPDDYPFNMPLLRDGLDIRFESPVTIIVGENGSGKSTLLEAIATTAGFNEGGGGQRMAVVGQGHASGADGGGLGQVLRGAWLPQVKRGWFFRAETFFSVARYLDEAGSPRANYLSASHGEGFIDFFEERLSEQGLYILDEPEAALSPQRQFDFLKILRRMQRAENCQVIMATHSPILMALPDADLWQIDPYAIQPVTLEDTAHYRLYREFILYPHDTVEAMIE from the coding sequence ATGGCGCGGCGGTCGCGCGATACCCGCCTGCCGCCCCCTTTCCTCAAACGCGTATGGCTGCCCGAGGACGAGACGGGCGCGGTCGCTTGGCCCGACTGGGCCGAACCCGACGATTATCCATTTAACATGCCGCTGCTGCGGGACGGCCTCGATATCCGCTTCGAAAGCCCGGTGACGATCATCGTTGGCGAAAATGGCTCGGGCAAATCGACCCTGCTCGAAGCGATCGCGACGACGGCGGGTTTCAACGAAGGCGGCGGCGGACAACGCATGGCCGTGGTCGGCCAGGGACATGCATCGGGCGCCGACGGCGGCGGCCTCGGGCAGGTCCTGCGCGGCGCGTGGTTGCCGCAGGTCAAGCGCGGCTGGTTCTTCCGTGCCGAAACCTTCTTTTCGGTCGCGCGCTACCTCGATGAAGCGGGGTCGCCGCGCGCCAATTATCTGTCGGCGTCGCATGGCGAGGGGTTCATCGACTTTTTCGAGGAACGGCTGAGCGAGCAGGGCCTCTATATCCTCGACGAGCCCGAAGCCGCGCTGTCGCCGCAACGCCAGTTCGATTTCCTCAAGATCCTGCGCCGTATGCAGCGTGCGGAGAATTGCCAGGTCATCATGGCGACGCACTCGCCCATCCTGATGGCGCTGCCCGACGCCGATCTGTGGCAGATCGATCCCTATGCGATCCAGCCGGTGACGCTCGAGGACACCGCGCATTACCGGCTTTACCGCGAATTCATCCTCTATCCGCACGACACGGTCGAGGCGATGATCGAATGA
- the nadB gene encoding L-aspartate oxidase, with protein sequence MNDTTPHDVIIVGSGAAGLTAAIALADHCRVLVLAKGELTGGSTAWAQGGIAAVLDAGDTFENHIEDTMVAGAGLNRRETVEFVVENAPASIERLAQMGVPFNKDSDALHLTREGGHSHRRIVHVDDATGWAVQAALLKTAEAHPNITLLPGQACIDLITGRHEERYSGSGRVWGVYALDEKSGKVRSHVGRATILASGGAGRVYQFSTAPRGATGDGIAMAWRAGCRVSNMEMMQFHPTCLYNLDVKNFLITEAVRGEGGILKHPVTGHRYMPDYDARAELAPRDIVARANDDQIKRYGLDYVHLDISHLDPDFVAGHFPNIYEKLLTLGIDMTKQPIPVVPAQHYTCGGILIDLDGRTDLPGLYAAGECTESGLHGANRLASNSLLECFVFGEAAAKDIVARWDQLEVPPPIRAWDESRVTDSDEEVIIKQNWTEIRRFMWNYVGIVRTTKRLERARHRIDMMTHEVEDYYGHFRVTTDLIELRNLLQCAELIVKSALHRKESRGLHYTLDYPAMLPEARDTVLVP encoded by the coding sequence ATGAACGACACCACCCCCCACGACGTCATCATCGTCGGCTCCGGCGCCGCCGGGCTAACCGCCGCGATCGCGCTCGCCGATCATTGCCGCGTGCTCGTGCTCGCGAAAGGCGAGCTCACCGGCGGGTCGACCGCCTGGGCGCAGGGCGGGATCGCCGCGGTGCTCGATGCGGGCGACACCTTCGAGAATCATATCGAGGACACTATGGTCGCGGGCGCGGGGCTCAACCGGCGCGAGACGGTCGAGTTCGTCGTCGAGAACGCCCCCGCGTCGATCGAGCGGCTGGCCCAAATGGGGGTGCCGTTCAATAAGGACAGCGACGCGCTGCACCTGACGCGCGAGGGCGGGCATTCGCACCGCCGCATCGTCCATGTCGACGACGCGACCGGCTGGGCGGTGCAGGCGGCATTATTGAAGACCGCCGAGGCGCATCCGAACATCACCCTGCTGCCCGGGCAGGCGTGCATCGACCTGATCACCGGCCGCCACGAGGAGCGCTATTCGGGCTCGGGGCGCGTGTGGGGCGTCTATGCGCTCGACGAGAAGAGCGGCAAGGTCCGCTCGCATGTCGGCCGCGCGACGATCCTCGCCAGCGGCGGTGCGGGGCGCGTGTATCAATTCTCGACGGCGCCACGCGGCGCGACTGGCGACGGCATCGCGATGGCGTGGCGCGCGGGCTGCCGCGTCTCGAACATGGAGATGATGCAGTTCCACCCGACCTGCCTCTACAATCTCGACGTCAAGAATTTCCTGATCACCGAGGCGGTGCGCGGCGAGGGCGGGATCCTGAAGCACCCCGTCACCGGGCACCGCTATATGCCCGATTACGACGCGCGCGCCGAACTCGCGCCGCGCGATATCGTCGCGCGCGCCAACGACGACCAGATCAAGCGCTACGGCCTCGACTATGTCCATCTCGACATCAGCCACCTCGACCCCGATTTCGTCGCGGGGCATTTTCCGAACATCTATGAAAAGCTGCTGACGCTCGGCATCGACATGACGAAGCAGCCGATCCCGGTGGTGCCCGCGCAGCATTATACCTGCGGCGGCATCCTCATCGATTTGGACGGCCGCACCGACCTGCCCGGGCTCTATGCGGCGGGCGAATGCACCGAGAGCGGGCTCCACGGGGCGAACCGCCTTGCGTCGAACAGCCTGCTCGAATGTTTCGTCTTCGGCGAGGCGGCGGCGAAGGACATCGTCGCGCGCTGGGACCAACTCGAAGTCCCGCCGCCGATCCGCGCGTGGGACGAAAGCCGCGTCACCGATTCGGACGAAGAGGTGATCATCAAGCAGAACTGGACCGAGATCCGCCGCTTCATGTGGAATTATGTCGGCATCGTGCGCACGACGAAGCGCCTCGAACGCGCGCGGCACCGCATCGACATGATGACGCACGAGGTCGAGGATTATTACGGCCATTTCCGCGTCACCACCGACCTGATCGAGCTGCGCAACCTGCTGCAATGCGCCGAACTGATCGTGAAGAGCGCGCTCCACCGCAAGGAAAGCCGCGGGCTGCATTATACGCTCGACTATCCGGCGATGCTGCCCGAGGCGCGCGACACGGTGCTGGTGCCCTGA
- a CDS encoding ABC transporter ATP-binding protein: MTEAAIRIDAVSKTYARGKQALDNVSFDVPRGQIFGLLGPNGAGKSTLINILAGLVNKTAGSASIWGFDIDADPRNAKYSIGIVPQEIVFDPFFTPFETLENQAGLYGVPKAKRISDALLAAVHLSDKRDAYARTLSGGMKRRLLVAKAMVHSPPIIVLDEPTAGVDIELRQQLWEYVQSLNDRGVTVVLTTHYLEEAEQLCDRIAIINHGRLIANKPTRELVDMAREKIVVVTLDADVTTLPTHPAFEKIEREGERGLAISYNKDRMNAGEVLAAVNAMGHGIVDVSTREADLEDVFLNLTRAANG, translated from the coding sequence ATGACCGAAGCCGCCATCCGCATCGACGCCGTCTCCAAAACCTATGCCCGCGGCAAGCAGGCGCTCGACAATGTCAGCTTCGACGTACCCCGCGGCCAGATCTTCGGCCTGCTCGGGCCGAACGGCGCCGGCAAGTCGACCTTGATCAACATCCTCGCCGGGCTGGTCAACAAGACCGCGGGGTCGGCGAGCATCTGGGGCTTCGACATCGACGCCGATCCGCGCAACGCCAAATATTCGATCGGTATCGTGCCGCAGGAAATCGTCTTCGATCCCTTTTTCACGCCGTTCGAGACGCTCGAGAATCAGGCGGGGCTCTACGGCGTGCCCAAGGCGAAGCGCATTTCGGACGCGCTGCTCGCCGCGGTGCATTTGAGCGACAAGCGCGACGCCTATGCCCGCACCCTGTCGGGGGGCATGAAGCGCCGCCTGCTCGTCGCCAAGGCGATGGTCCATTCGCCGCCGATCATCGTGCTCGACGAACCGACCGCGGGGGTCGACATCGAGCTGCGCCAGCAGCTCTGGGAATATGTGCAATCCTTGAACGACCGCGGCGTGACCGTGGTGCTCACGACGCATTATCTCGAGGAAGCCGAACAGCTCTGCGACCGCATCGCGATCATCAACCATGGCAGGCTCATCGCGAACAAGCCGACGCGCGAACTGGTCGACATGGCGCGCGAGAAGATCGTCGTCGTGACGCTGGACGCCGATGTGACGACGCTGCCGACCCACCCGGCATTCGAAAAGATCGAGCGCGAAGGCGAGCGCGGGCTGGCGATCAGTTACAACAAGGACCGCATGAACGCCGGCGAAGTGCTCGCCGCGGTCAATGCGATGGGCCACGGCATCGTCGACGTCTCGACCCGCGAAGCCGATCTGGAGGATGTGTTCCTCAACCTGACGCGCGCGGCGAATGGCTAG
- a CDS encoding DUF4402 domain-containing protein has product MRTRHTLCPPLPRRGLAAIALAFAPFAAPSAHAQNTAQGEAEAIVLRPLSFFKVNDLDFGDIIASTSAGTVRLYPDGSRTRTGGVTLAGSDGEPARFAGLGTYNREVSISLGANQIWITGPGAQMRVRNFEIGSTPTAILSTTPTRFRIASTLGNYNFPVGATLEVNANQTPGDYAGSFTITLNYL; this is encoded by the coding sequence GTGAGAACCAGACACACATTATGCCCGCCGCTTCCGCGGCGCGGCCTCGCCGCCATCGCGCTCGCTTTTGCGCCGTTCGCCGCCCCGTCGGCGCACGCGCAAAATACAGCGCAGGGCGAAGCCGAAGCCATCGTGCTGCGGCCCCTTTCCTTCTTCAAGGTTAACGACCTCGATTTCGGCGACATCATCGCGTCGACGAGCGCGGGCACCGTGCGCCTCTATCCCGACGGATCGCGCACGCGCACCGGCGGGGTGACGCTGGCGGGGTCGGACGGCGAGCCCGCGCGCTTCGCGGGACTCGGCACCTATAACCGCGAGGTGTCGATCTCGCTCGGCGCGAACCAGATCTGGATCACCGGGCCGGGGGCACAGATGCGCGTGCGCAATTTCGAGATCGGATCGACCCCGACCGCGATCCTGTCAACGACACCGACGCGCTTCCGCATCGCTTCGACGCTCGGCAATTATAATTTCCCGGTCGGCGCGACGCTCGAGGTAAATGCCAACCAGACGCCCGGCGACTATGCCGGCAGCTTCACGATCACGCTCAATTATCTCTGA
- a CDS encoding zinc-finger domain-containing protein: MTQSAPETIRTPKTRIACDGTGDGLADAALGHPRVWLEIDTDEGFVDCGYCDRRFVLIGGIADKG; encoded by the coding sequence ATGACCCAGAGCGCCCCCGAAACGATCCGCACGCCCAAGACCCGCATCGCCTGCGACGGCACCGGCGACGGCCTCGCCGACGCCGCGCTCGGCCACCCGCGCGTCTGGCTCGAGATCGACACCGACGAAGGTTTCGTCGATTGCGGCTATTGCGACCGGCGCTTCGTACTGATCGGCGGGATCGCCGACAAAGGTTAA
- a CDS encoding DUF4402 domain-containing protein — protein MGIRGTSTSRAAARGLTIAAALTALGAPAQAADTNGTVTATVVRPNTLVKTDDLDFGTLVSGTTGGTVSINAVTGARTTGGGTTPVGAGFQRAQFQGTGGILLITVSGSNSVTLTRAGGGAAPMTATLVRAASTSGGGIALLGSTLLPSGVQTYYIGGTLTVPANQPDGDYSGTFTLTVNYL, from the coding sequence GTGGGGATTCGAGGGACCAGCACCAGTCGGGCCGCGGCGCGCGGCCTGACCATCGCCGCAGCGCTGACCGCGCTGGGCGCACCCGCGCAGGCGGCCGATACCAACGGCACCGTCACCGCGACCGTCGTCCGGCCTAACACGCTGGTGAAGACCGACGACCTCGATTTCGGGACGCTCGTCAGCGGCACCACCGGCGGCACCGTGTCGATCAACGCCGTCACCGGCGCGCGCACCACCGGCGGCGGCACCACCCCGGTCGGCGCGGGGTTCCAGCGCGCGCAGTTCCAGGGCACCGGCGGCATATTGCTGATCACCGTGTCGGGCAGCAATTCGGTCACGCTCACCCGCGCCGGCGGCGGCGCGGCGCCGATGACCGCGACGCTCGTCCGCGCCGCGAGCACCAGCGGCGGCGGCATCGCGCTGCTCGGCTCGACCCTGCTGCCGAGCGGGGTGCAGACCTATTATATCGGCGGCACGCTCACCGTTCCCGCGAACCAGCCCGACGGCGACTACAGCGGGACCTTCACGCTGACGGTGAATTATCTCTAG
- the tldD gene encoding metalloprotease TldD — translation MTSPTDPRRFLYRADALDPDLAQALAREALAQADDGELYLQYRATESFGFDDGRLKTADYSTDAGFGLRAVSGEMTGFAHASEISAGAIRRAAGTLALLDPAAQAPAGPPTRTNRHLYDEANPLDLIPFAKKVALCQEVDAAARARDPRVVQVSVALAGSWSVVEIVRADGFLATDIRPLVRLNVSIVVEENGRRESGYFGLGGRYMYDHLFEPEQWNRAIDEALSQALVNLRAVDAPAGEFTVLLGPGWPGVLLHEAVGHGLEGDFNRKGTSAFSGRIGQRVAAPGVTVVDDGSIAQRRGSLSIDDEGTPTQENILIEDGILKAYMQDRLNARLMGVAPTGNGRRESFAHAPMPRMTNTFMRGGDDDPAELLSRVKNGIFAKSFGGGQVDIVSGKFVFSCTEAYKIENGKLGDSIKGATLIGDGPSVLTKVLGIGGDMALDEGIGVCGKGGQSVPAGVGQPTLLVGGLTVGGTA, via the coding sequence ATGACAAGCCCCACCGATCCCCGCCGCTTCCTCTATCGCGCCGATGCGCTCGACCCCGATCTGGCGCAGGCGCTCGCGCGCGAGGCGCTGGCGCAGGCCGACGACGGCGAGCTCTACCTGCAATATCGCGCGACCGAGAGCTTCGGTTTCGACGACGGGCGATTGAAAACGGCGGACTATTCGACCGACGCGGGTTTCGGCCTGCGCGCGGTGTCGGGCGAGATGACGGGCTTTGCGCATGCCAGCGAGATCAGCGCCGGGGCGATCCGCCGCGCCGCCGGGACGCTCGCGCTGCTCGATCCCGCGGCGCAGGCGCCCGCCGGGCCGCCGACGCGGACCAACCGCCACCTCTACGACGAAGCCAACCCGCTCGACCTCATCCCCTTCGCGAAGAAGGTCGCGCTGTGCCAGGAGGTCGACGCCGCCGCGCGCGCGCGCGATCCGCGCGTCGTCCAGGTGTCGGTCGCACTCGCGGGCAGCTGGTCGGTGGTCGAGATCGTCCGCGCCGACGGCTTCCTCGCGACCGACATCCGCCCGCTCGTTCGCCTCAACGTCTCGATCGTCGTCGAAGAGAATGGGCGCCGCGAGAGCGGCTATTTCGGGCTCGGCGGCCGCTACATGTACGACCATCTGTTCGAGCCCGAGCAGTGGAACCGCGCGATCGACGAGGCGCTGAGCCAGGCGCTGGTCAACCTCCGCGCGGTCGACGCTCCCGCGGGCGAGTTCACCGTATTGCTCGGCCCCGGCTGGCCCGGCGTGCTGCTCCACGAAGCCGTGGGCCACGGGCTCGAGGGGGATTTTAACCGCAAGGGCACCAGCGCCTTTTCGGGCCGCATCGGCCAGCGCGTCGCCGCGCCCGGCGTGACCGTGGTCGACGACGGCAGCATCGCGCAGCGCCGCGGCTCGCTCAGCATCGACGACGAGGGCACCCCGACGCAGGAAAATATCCTGATCGAGGACGGCATTTTGAAGGCCTATATGCAGGACCGGCTCAACGCGCGCCTGATGGGCGTCGCGCCGACCGGCAACGGCCGCCGCGAAAGTTTCGCGCACGCGCCGATGCCGCGGATGACCAATACCTTCATGCGCGGCGGCGATGACGATCCCGCCGAGCTGCTGAGCCGGGTCAAGAACGGCATCTTCGCCAAAAGCTTCGGCGGCGGACAGGTCGACATCGTATCGGGCAAGTTCGTCTTCAGCTGCACCGAGGCGTACAAGATCGAGAACGGCAAGCTCGGCGATTCGATCAAGGGCGCGACCTTGATCGGCGACGGGCCGAGCGTGCTCACCAAGGTGCTCGGCATCGGGGGTGACATGGCGCTCGACGAAGGCATCGGCGTCTGCGGCAAGGGCGGCCAGAGCGTCCCCGCGGGCGTCGGCCAGCCGACCTTGCTGGTCGGCGGGCTGACCGTGGGCGGGACGGCTTAG
- a CDS encoding DUF924 family protein yields the protein MTDENQTPAPPADWPAQLLSFWFDAHGMDDWYGGGPEFDTAVQDLAGDWHDALRAQPPEAFLTDPDTALAAAILFDQVPRNIHRGHADAFATDSLARVIARGIVARGWDQAWPDERRQFAYLPFEHSEDIADQRESLRLMGQLADPLFADYAQKHFDMIDRFGRFPHRNAALGRTTRPEEQAAIEEGSHW from the coding sequence ATGACCGACGAGAACCAAACCCCCGCCCCGCCCGCCGACTGGCCGGCGCAGCTCCTGTCCTTCTGGTTCGATGCCCATGGCATGGACGACTGGTATGGCGGCGGGCCCGAATTCGACACCGCGGTGCAGGATCTCGCGGGCGACTGGCACGACGCGCTGCGCGCGCAGCCGCCCGAAGCCTTCCTCACCGACCCCGACACCGCGCTCGCCGCGGCGATCCTGTTCGACCAGGTGCCGCGCAACATCCACCGCGGCCACGCCGACGCCTTCGCCACCGACAGCCTGGCGCGCGTGATCGCGCGCGGCATTGTCGCCAGGGGCTGGGACCAAGCCTGGCCCGACGAGCGGCGGCAATTTGCCTACCTGCCCTTCGAGCATAGCGAGGATATCGCCGACCAGCGCGAATCGCTGCGCCTGATGGGCCAGCTCGCCGATCCGCTCTTCGCCGATTATGCGCAGAAGCATTTCGACATGATCGACCGCTTCGGGCGCTTTCCGCACCGCAACGCCGCGCTCGGCCGCACGACGCGCCCCGAGGAACAGGCGGCGATAGAAGAGGGCAGCCATTGGTGA
- a CDS encoding pyridoxamine 5'-phosphate oxidase family protein, which produces MADFTDSLTDKHIAFIEKQPIFFTATAADEGRINLSPKGYADTFRVLSAEQVAYLDFGGSGNETHAHLAADGRITIMFCAFDRTALILRIYGRGRAVLPQDAEWDAVAAHFTLLPGTRQIFVIDVESVQTSCGWGVPMMEISHERDTLQKYHRQADPVLWVEKFKERTKSIDGLPTRPTDRFIAGEAAKTSS; this is translated from the coding sequence ATGGCCGATTTCACCGACAGCCTGACCGACAAGCATATCGCCTTCATCGAAAAGCAGCCGATCTTCTTCACCGCGACCGCCGCCGACGAAGGGCGGATCAACCTGTCGCCCAAGGGCTATGCCGACACCTTCCGCGTGCTGTCCGCGGAACAGGTCGCCTATCTCGACTTCGGCGGCTCGGGCAACGAGACGCACGCACATCTGGCGGCGGACGGGCGCATCACGATCATGTTCTGCGCCTTCGACCGCACCGCGCTGATCCTGCGCATCTACGGCCGCGGGCGCGCGGTGCTGCCGCAGGACGCCGAGTGGGACGCGGTCGCGGCGCATTTCACGCTGCTGCCCGGCACGCGCCAGATTTTCGTGATCGACGTCGAGAGCGTGCAGACCAGCTGCGGCTGGGGCGTGCCGATGATGGAGATCAGCCACGAGCGCGACACGCTGCAGAAATATCACCGCCAGGCCGACCCCGTGCTGTGGGTCGAGAAGTTCAAGGAACGCACGAAGAGCATCGACGGCCTGCCGACGCGACCGACCGACCGCTTCATCGCCGGCGAAGCCGCCAAGACATCGTCCTGA
- a CDS encoding putative signal transducing protein: protein MALVELVRLPNGAEAELLRGRLESAGVHAVCFDAGMNIAESVGLLIPVRVMVLDEDLAEAQALLAEFEGG from the coding sequence ATGGCGCTGGTCGAACTGGTGCGGCTGCCCAACGGAGCGGAGGCCGAACTGCTGCGCGGTCGGCTCGAAAGCGCGGGCGTGCACGCGGTGTGCTTCGACGCGGGCATGAATATCGCCGAGAGCGTCGGGCTGCTGATCCCGGTGCGCGTGATGGTGCTGGACGAGGATCTCGCCGAAGCGCAGGCCTTGCTGGCGGAGTTCGAAGGCGGTTAG
- a CDS encoding endonuclease/exonuclease/phosphatase family protein: MIKVASYNMRKGIGLDRRRDPGRVLSVLGELDADIVALQEADRRFGARASAIPPYMFDEHSDYVPVALDGRPHSIGWHGNALLVRKGAEVEESHALHLPTLEPRGAVAATIRIGDTRLRVVGMHLDISGLRRRQQARAILHHVSEGEELPTILMGDCNEWRNQGGCLHDFGERHQLVDTGHSFHSRRPVAKLDRIFASPDLKAVEAGVHRSALAARASDHLPIWARFERA; the protein is encoded by the coding sequence ATGATCAAGGTCGCCAGTTACAATATGCGCAAGGGCATCGGGCTCGACCGGCGCCGCGACCCCGGGCGGGTGCTGTCGGTGCTGGGCGAGCTCGACGCCGATATCGTCGCGCTGCAGGAGGCCGACCGCCGTTTCGGCGCGCGCGCGAGCGCGATCCCGCCTTATATGTTCGACGAGCATAGCGACTATGTCCCCGTCGCGCTCGACGGCCGCCCGCACAGCATCGGCTGGCACGGCAACGCGCTGCTGGTCCGCAAGGGCGCCGAGGTCGAGGAGAGCCACGCGCTGCACCTGCCGACGCTCGAGCCACGCGGCGCCGTCGCGGCGACGATCCGCATCGGCGACACAAGGCTCCGCGTCGTGGGCATGCATCTCGACATTTCGGGCCTGCGGCGGCGCCAGCAGGCGCGCGCGATCCTGCACCATGTGTCCGAAGGCGAGGAATTGCCGACGATCCTGATGGGCGACTGCAACGAATGGCGGAACCAGGGCGGCTGCCTCCATGATTTCGGCGAGCGTCACCAATTGGTCGATACCGGCCACAGCTTCCATAGCCGCCGCCCGGTCGCCAAGCTCGACCGCATCTTCGCCTCGCCCGACCTGAAAGCGGTCGAGGCCGGGGTGCACCGCAGCGCGCTCGCGGCAAGGGCGTCGGACCATCTGCCGATCTGGGCGCGGTTCGAGCGGGCTTGA
- a CDS encoding P-II family nitrogen regulator → MKLILAIIKPFKLDEVREALTGLGIAGMTVTEVKGFGRQKGQTEIYRGAEYATNMVPKVKIELVCDDALAPRVVETLQQSAGTGSIGDGKIFVLDVGQAVRIRTGETGEAAL, encoded by the coding sequence ATGAAGCTGATCCTGGCTATCATCAAACCGTTCAAGCTCGACGAGGTGCGCGAAGCCCTCACCGGGCTGGGCATCGCCGGAATGACCGTGACCGAAGTCAAAGGCTTCGGCCGGCAGAAGGGCCAAACCGAAATCTACCGCGGCGCGGAATATGCCACCAACATGGTGCCGAAGGTGAAGATCGAGCTCGTCTGCGACGACGCGCTCGCACCGCGGGTCGTCGAAACGCTGCAGCAGAGCGCCGGAACCGGGTCGATCGGCGACGGCAAGATTTTTGTCCTCGACGTCGGTCAGGCCGTGCGCATCCGCACCGGCGAGACCGGCGAAGCGGCGCTGTAA